From the genome of Merismopedia glauca CCAP 1448/3:
CGGAAATAAATTCCATTGCTCGGACAATTCCTTCTACTCCATCTATCCAAATAATACATTCCCCTGAAGTTATATCTTCCATGTCGGAGATTTCCCCAAGAGCAGATAAGGGACAGCGATCGCCCTCCCAAACGCTAGGAACTTGGGGTAATTGTTGAAGCCGACGCAAAGTAGAGCGATGCAGATAACTCATACGCTATTGCTGGTGAACGAATAAAACCAATAGGTGAACTCCCTGAAGCTACGGGTTAATCATACTCAAGAAATTTTACAGACGCAAAATTTCGCATCTTAACACTTAACACCCAACTAGATATTTATGAATCTATTACACCCTAATACCTTATACGCTAGATTGTGACATTATTCCCCATTAAAATCTTCAGCTTTCACTTTGGGGGTCAAGGTAAACTTGATGCAGGGATCAATGTTGCCTGAATATACACCTTCGATCTTAATCAATCTAGGAAAAAATCATGATACAAGTTACTGAATCTACCCAAAGGGGTATTCAACTCACAGAAAACGCTCTCAAACAAGTTCTATTTCTCCAAGATAGACAAGGTAAAGATTTGTATTTGCGAGTTGGGGTACGCCAAGGAGGTTGTTCGGGAATGTCCTACATGATGGATTTTACCGACTCTAGTTCTATTGGCGAACAAGATGATGTTTTTGACTATGAAGGGTTTAAGATAGTTTGCGATCGCAAAAGTTTACTCTACCTCTACGGGTTAGTCTTAGATTATAGCGATGCCATGATCGGTGGTGGTTTCCAGTTTACTAACCCCAATGCCACTCAAAGTTGTGGTTGCGGTAAG
Proteins encoded in this window:
- a CDS encoding HesB/IscA family protein; amino-acid sequence: MIQVTESTQRGIQLTENALKQVLFLQDRQGKDLYLRVGVRQGGCSGMSYMMDFTDSSSIGEQDDVFDYEGFKIVCDRKSLLYLYGLVLDYSDAMIGGGFQFTNPNATQSCGCGKSFNV